The following coding sequences are from one Lolium rigidum isolate FL_2022 chromosome 6, APGP_CSIRO_Lrig_0.1, whole genome shotgun sequence window:
- the LOC124666883 gene encoding golgin-84-like yields MASWLKVAEDLLEVVDRRAKSVATELSDEQPGSQPSGSSGQEGQGKRGKPREKGPLKLATGDAGNKTGAQKERKNRQPPRERIKIEKIKPSARVDSSNVDATATANEPEVTSADVKGADDEGASDKGENASVDLKNDRGVNVVDKAVEVQSVDKKPEDTGSVTDGVTDSGRLESASESSVPSVSDEKNEPSSSNQSTEIGLAVSLEDKDTAVAIIQERNISELPDTQGSGKSQDTKKDDLVDSPETTENQQEHKSDSVPMKDQDQLEEAQGLLKSAAKSGQSKEARLARVCAGLSSRLQEYKSENAQLEELLVQEREKCSSHEAHIKQLQQELSVSRVQGSRVESNMVDALTAKNTEIESLAKSLDSWKKKAAASEEMLASLQEDMDGLKRNRELTETRIIQALREELSTVERRAEEERIAHNATKMAAVDREVELEHRAVEASNALARIQRAADQSSSRAMEFEHKVAVLEVECASLHQELQEMEARSRRAQKKPSEEANQVLQIQAWQEEVEKARQSQREAESKISSLEAELQKMRVEMAGMRRDAEHYSRQEHVELEKRYRELTDLLYHKQTQLESMASEKGALEFQLEKSLKQFHEVQVEAERSRVSRRSASSWEEDTDINVLEPLPLHHRHMATANHQLQKAAKFLDSGAVRATRFLWRHPVARVSLLFYLVFVHLFLMYLMQRLQDFAAEETVKSSLDDLANVKLP; encoded by the exons ATGGCCTCCTGGCTCAAGGTCGCCGAAG acttgctcgaagtCGTCGACCGGAGGGCGAAAAGCGTGGCCACTGAGCTGTCCGATGAGCAGCCTGGCTCCCAGCCTTCAG GATCGAGTGGCCAAGAAGGGCAAGGGAAGAGGGGAAAGCCGAGGGAGAAG GGTCCACTGAAGCTCGCTACTGGGGATGCCGGTAACAAGACAGGGGCCCAGAAGGAAAGGAAGAACAGGCAACCGCCACGGGAGAGGATCAAGATTGAGAAGATCAAGCCTTCGGCGCGTGTGGATTCATCAAATGTTGATGCTACTGCTACTGCCAATGAACCTGAAGTCACTTCAGCTGATGTTAAGGGAGCGGACGATGAGGGTGCATCAGACAAAGGAGAGAACGCTTCTGTTGACCTTAAAAATGATAGAGGGGTGAATGTTGTTGATAAGGCTGTTGAAGTCCAGTCAGTGGACAAGAAACCTGAGGATACAGGTTCTGTCACGGATGGTGTCACAGATTCTGGACGTCTGGAGAGTGCTTCTGAAAGCTCTGTTCCTTCAGTTTCAGATGAAAAAAATGAGCCGAGCAGCAGTAACCAGTCTACTGAGATTGGTCTAGCAGTCAGTTTGGAGGATAAAGACACGGCTGTGGCTATTATCCAGGAGAGAAATATCTCTGAGTTACCTGATACACAAGGTTCTGGCAAATCCCAAGATACGAAGAAAGATGATTTGGTAGATTCACCAGAGACCACGGAAAATCAACAGGAACATAAATCTGATTCGGTTCCTATGAAAGATCAAGATCAACTTGAGGAG GCTCAGGGATTACTAAAGAGCGCCGCAAAATCTGGCCAATCAAAAGAAGCTAGATTAGCTCGG GTCTGCGCTGGACTTTCATCCCGTCTCCAAGAATATAAATCTGAGAATGCACAGCTAGAGGAACTTCTTGTCCAGGAG AGGGAGAAATGCAGCTCACATGAAGCTCATATAAAGCAACTACAGCAAGAACTATCAGTGTCCAGAGTACAAGGTTCGCGAGTTGAATCTAACATGGTTGATGCTTTGACTGCAAAAAACACTGAGATTGAGTCTCTAGCAAAATCATTGGACTCTTGGAAGAAAAAAGCAGCAGCTTCAGAAGAAATGCTTGCATCTTTACAG GAAGATATGGATGGCCTTAAGAGAAACCGCGAGCTTACTGAAACCAGGATCATCCAG GCTTTACGGGAGGAACTTTCTACTGTAGAGCGGAGGGCTGAAGAGGAGCGTATTGCACATAATGCTACAAAGATG GCAGCCGTTGACAGAGAAGTGGAATTGGAACATCGGGCGGTTGAGGCATCAAATGCTCTTGCTAGAATCCAG AGAGCTGCTGACCAAAGCTCATCAAGAGCAATGGAATTTGAGCACAAAGTAGCTGTGCTTGAG GTTGAATGTGCATCGCTCCACCAAGAACTACAGGAAATGGAAGCCCGTAGTCGCCGTGCTCAGAAAAAGCCTTCTGAAGAAGCTAATCAAGTTCTTCAG ATACAGGCATGGCAGGAGGAAGTTGAGAAAGCACGGCAAAGCCAAAGAGAGGCAGAAAGCAAGATATCTTCCTTGGAG GCTGAGTTGCAGAAGATGAGAGTTGAAATGGCTGGAATGAGAAGAGATGCTGAGCATTATTCTAGACAG GAGCATGTTGAGCTTGAGAAGAGATACCGTGAGCTTACGGATTTACTG TACCATAAGCAAACACAATTAGAATCGATGGCCAGTGAAAAAGGTGCATTAGAGTTCCAACTAGAGAAATCGTTGAAGCAATTTCATgaagtgcag GTAGAAGCAGAAAGGAGTAGGGTTTCTCGCAGATCAGCGTCATCATGGGAAGAAGATACTGATATCAATGTGCTAGA GCCTCTTCCTCTACATCATCGACACATGGCAACAGCAAACCATCAG